The window TGGGTTTGGCCACTCCACCCGGTCAATAGCAATTCTGCAGGCGGCACAAAGAAAGTGCCCGCATCTGGAATTACTGCTCTTCACCACCGCCCCCGCCCACCTCTTTGAGGAGTCGTTAAAAAATTTCACCATTATCCCTATCGAAAACGATGTAGGTCTCATCCAGCGTGACGCACTGACAGCAGACCTTCCCGCCACCATAAAGGCTCTGGACAGACTGTTTCCACTTTCTCCTCAACATATTCACTCTGTGGCAGAAAAGCTGGCCGGGTGTTCAGCCGTTCTCTCGGACATCTCCCCGCTCGGAATAGTCTCAGCCTCAGCCGCCAATATCCCGTCAGTGCTTGTTGAAAATTTCACCTGGGACTGGATATATAAGCCATTCGCCGCCTCCTTTCCTGAAATTGTGCCGCATATCGAAACGCTGAGATCAATCTACACTAAAGCCACCCACCACATCCAGACTGAACCGGTATGTGTCCCAACTTCAACCGCGCAACGTTGCGGCCCGATCTTTCGATTCAGCAGCGCCAGCCCCGCTCAAATCAAAGCAAACATAAAAGAAGAATTTTGTGTGGGCGACCGTCACTTGATCCTGGTCTCCATGGGAGGCTTCAATTTTTCACTCTCCCTCTGGACCGAGATCTTTGAACGCAAAGATTATTTCTTTCTTCTTGCAGGTCAGCCCGAACAAAAACGTATTGCCGGCAACGTCATGAGCCTGTGCCACGACTCAGGTTATTATCATCCGGACCTGATTGCGGCCGCTGACCTTGTAATCTGTAAAAGCGGATACTCAACTATTGCCGAATGTTTCCAGGCAGGCACCCGGGTCATTGGCATAGACCGGCCCT of the Desulfosediminicola ganghwensis genome contains:
- a CDS encoding glycosyltransferase — translated: MNSPHDSFAPSSQKPVRLAACITAHGFGHSTRSIAILQAAQRKCPHLELLLFTTAPAHLFEESLKNFTIIPIENDVGLIQRDALTADLPATIKALDRLFPLSPQHIHSVAEKLAGCSAVLSDISPLGIVSASAANIPSVLVENFTWDWIYKPFAASFPEIVPHIETLRSIYTKATHHIQTEPVCVPTSTAQRCGPIFRFSSASPAQIKANIKEEFCVGDRHLILVSMGGFNFSLSLWTEIFERKDYFFLLAGQPEQKRIAGNVMSLCHDSGYYHPDLIAAADLVICKSGYSTIAECFQAGTRVIGIDRPFFAESAILANFVTTTLKGKVINDTDFIEGRWLNLIDNSVKEPRPRPAENNCADQVADILLNYCR